In one Buteo buteo chromosome 10, bButBut1.hap1.1, whole genome shotgun sequence genomic region, the following are encoded:
- the LOC142035540 gene encoding scaffold attachment factor B1-like isoform X2 — protein sequence MFTADRSQPSLPCSNISGCCERSLELREDYDEIENNLDASSSDLIEMKKMEKLHLEPENEKILDILGETCKSELLNEETSEAERPHAQEASNVVPGKRLAEEEDALAAAQLEEDALDLDSKSAQAMARKEAKRLVVAKGETSEQTIEEEKPDSESLVVETLSDQSSKRSQGLEASSGETAEKGAGPEAKGSKEDAKKTEDKANSEESPATKESSTSEGGDQKKSPVEEDRDTKIISKDEKGRTASGSGRNFWVSGLASTTRATDLKNLFSKYGKVVGAKVVTNARSPGARCYGFVTMSTAEEATKCITHLHKTELHGKIISVEKAKNEPAGKKPSEKKENEAKKETVSERPGSVKRDEKSDQKDDPKKAEDKDEKEKKDKDELKSGSSDQPKTIKSASKGTERTVVMDKSKGEPVISVKTSTASKDRSIKSQDRKSESRERQGIVPFDKIKAQRKMREAEQRRTRERRERQQHLQTIREREERERLEIARERLEIERQRLERERMERERLERERMHIEHERRREQDRIQREREELRRQHEQLRYEQERRSAMRRPYDIDGRRDDPYWPEAKRMAMNDRYHSDFSRQDRFHDFDHRDRGRYQDHSIDRRDGSRTMMGDRDGQHYPDERHGGPDRHSRDSRESWGSYGSDRRMSESRGIPPQSRDGRDWGDHGRKFEGHQDRSWQSSVDGGMIGRDHERWQGGGRGRPGHVMHRGGMSGRGGFMQGGNQSQMMHGGGMQGEGFAGQERANRPNDPRFNRRY from the exons CACAGCAGACAGGTCACAGCCTTCTTTACCTTGCAGTAACATCTCTGGTTGCTGTGAAAGAAGCCTGGAATTGAGA GAAGATTATGATGAAATTGAAAACAATTTAGATGCCTCTTCTTCTGATTTAATTGAAATGAAG aaaatggagaagcTACACTTGGAGCCAG aaaatgagaaaatactcGACATTTTGGGGGAAACTTGTAAATCTGAACTACTTAACGAAGAAACTTCCGAAGCGGAGCGGCCACATGCACAGGAAGCAAGTAACGTGGTGCCAGGCAAGAGGCTAGCGGAGGAAGAGGACGCTCTTGCTGCCGCTCAGTTGGAGGAAGATGCTTTAGATTTGGACAGCAAATCGGCACAAGCTATGGCAAGGAAGGAAGCAAAGCGTTTAGTTGTAGCAAAAGGGGAGACAAGTGAACAGACAATAGAGGAAGAGAAACCGGACTCTGAATCTTTAGTAGTAGAGACCCTAAGCGATCAGAGTAGCAAACGCTCCCAAGGCCTGGAAGCCTCTAGTGGGGAAACAGCGGAAAAAGGCGCAGGTCCTGAAGCCAAAGGTAGCAAAGAAGAtgccaagaaaacagaagacaaagctaATTCTGAGGAATCCCCTGCTACTAAAGAGTCCTCAACCAGTGAGGGCGGTGATCAGAaaaagag CCCTGTTGAGGAGGACAGAGATACAAAGATAATCTCAAAGGATGAGAAAG GTCGCACTGCTAGCGGTTCTGGTAGAAACTTTTGGGTGAGTGGACTGGCTTCCACTACCAGAGCTACAGATTTGAAGAATCTGTTTAGCAAATATGGGAAG GTGGTAGGTGCAAAAGTGGTCACCAATGCTCGCAGTCCTGGTGCTCGCTGTTACGGCTTTGTTACGATGTCTACAGCTGAGGAAGCAACAAAGTGTATTACTCACCTCCACAAAACAGAGTTAcatgggaaaataatttctgtagaaaaa gcAAAAAATGAACCTGCTGGGAAGAagccaagtgaaaaaaaagagaacgaagcaaagaaagaaacagtcaGTGAGAG ACCTGGCAGTGTTAAAAGGGATGAGAAATCTGACCAAAAAGATGATCctaaaaaggcagaagacaaagatgaaaaggaaaaaaaagataaagatgaACTGAAGTCTGGTTCATCAGATCAACCTAAAACTATTAAGTCGG CAAGTAAAGGAACAGAGAGAACGGTAGTAATGGATAAATCTAAAGGAGAACCTGTAATTAGTGTGAAAACATCAACTGCATCAAAAGACAGA AGCATTAAGAGCCAGGATCGCAAAtcagagagcagagagagacaAGGCATTGTGCCATTTGACAAAATTAAAGCACAGCGAAAAATGAGGGAGGCAGAGCAGCGCCG cACACGTGAGCGTCGGGAGAGACAGCAGCACCTGCAGACTATCCGGGAAcgggaagaaagggagaggctTGAGATTGCTCGTGAGAGACTAGAAATTGAAAGGCAGCGTCTTGAACGAGAACggatggaaagagaaagactGGAAAGAGAACGAATGCACATAGAGCACgaaaggagaagagaacaaGATCGCATTCAGCGAGAAAGAGAAGAGCTGCGACGCCAGCATGAGCAACTGCGCTATGAGCAAGAACGTCGGTCTGCAATGAGAAGACCATACGACATAGATGGCAG GAGAGATGATCCATACTGGCCAGAGGCAAAACGAATGGCAATGAATGATAGGTACCATTCAGATTTCAGTCGCCAGGATCGCTTCCATGACTTTGATCACAGGGATCGTGGCCGTTATCAAGACCATTCAATAGACAG GAGAGATGGATCGAGGACAATGATGGGAGATCGGGATGGACAA CATTATCCAGATGAGCGCCATGGAGGACCAGACCGTCATTCACGAGACTCTCGGGAAAGCTGGGGTAGCTATGGATCTGACAGAAGAATGAGTGAAAGTAGAGGGATACCCCCACAGTCACG GGATGGACGTGACTGGGGAGATCATGGTCGAAAGTTTGAAGGACATCAAGATCGTTCATGGCAGAGCAGTGTGGATGGAGGAATGATAGGACGGGATCATGAGAGATGGCAAG gTGGAGGTAGAGGCAGACCTGGCCATGTGATGCATCGTGGAGGCATGTCAGG GCGTGGAGGTTTCATGCAAGGTGGCAACCAAAGTCAGATGATGCATGGAGGAGGAATGCAAGGAGAAGGATTTGCTGGCCAGGAGAGAGCAAACAGACCTAATGATCCTCGTTTCAACCGTCGCTACtga
- the MICOS13 gene encoding MICOS complex subunit MIC13 isoform X1: MAARLFPAVKFVIKGGLAGAAVYVVYDQGLLGSGTQGAEALKKAQAALPPAIQEWTRYIGWELPPTPKFDFSPSDSWNKGVQTVMSALSVAPTRACEYTVEGWKFVKDLVK; encoded by the exons ATGGCCGCCAGGCTCTTCCCCGCCGTCAA GTTTGTCATCAAAGGAGgcctggctggagctgctgtATATGTGGTATATGATCAGGGGCTGCTGGGCAGTGGCACACAAGGTGCTGAAGCCCTCAAAAAAGCTCAAGCAGCACTGCCTCCAGCTATCCAAGAGTGGACAAGGTACATAGGCTGGGAG cTCCCACCCACTCCAAAATTCGACTTTTCCCCCTCTGATTCCTGGAATAAAG GAGTGCAGACAGTCATGTCTGCCTTGTCTGTAGCTCCCACCAGGGCCTGTGAATACACTGTGGAAGGCTGGAAGTTTGTGAAGGATCTTGTCAAATGA
- the MICOS13 gene encoding MICOS complex subunit MIC13 isoform X2 codes for MAARLFPAVKFVIKGGLAGAAVYVVYDQGLLGSGTQGAEALKKAQAALPPAIQEWTRYIGWELPPTPKFDFSPSDSWNKAKSLHVIVGKHGPQIS; via the exons ATGGCCGCCAGGCTCTTCCCCGCCGTCAA GTTTGTCATCAAAGGAGgcctggctggagctgctgtATATGTGGTATATGATCAGGGGCTGCTGGGCAGTGGCACACAAGGTGCTGAAGCCCTCAAAAAAGCTCAAGCAGCACTGCCTCCAGCTATCCAAGAGTGGACAAGGTACATAGGCTGGGAG cTCCCACCCACTCCAAAATTCGACTTTTCCCCCTCTGATTCCTGGAATAAAG CAAAAAGTCTTCACGTAATTGTGGGAAAACACGGTCCACAAATATCGTGA